One Purpureocillium takamizusanense chromosome 1, complete sequence genomic window carries:
- the PNS1 gene encoding Putative choline transporter, neither null mutation nor overexpression affects choline transport (TransMembrane:10 (i106-131o151-175i182-203o209-228i249-278o298-315i353-374o394-414i456-480o492-512i)~antiSMASH:Cluster_1.1~COG:I~EggNog:ENOG503NW86): MGEADDYTSGGGQQLRGGPPYGLQYGQQYGQQQQWQQPQQDYYNNNNTGSNQGWNNQGYDQQQPQQQPQQGYGAPPPYSFNPPQANDEKYGFDQAFKVEKPKYNDWWAGLLFLAAFAGFVVVSGIAIHGYVTGRPGSGIYQSNNNGFSLNSNTIILFAFVLVVAFVLSWGYVWLARAFPKQFIWVTGILNICWALGTAIFYLYKKYWSAGIVFLVFALFTIFAFWTWIPRIPFSALMLKTAINVSKKYGHVYLVSLIGGLIATAFAAWFSVTMVAIYVKYEPSPQNPNCGADGSGCSKATLIGLMVFITFAMYWISEWLKNTIHTTISGVYGSWYFCVHNFPKGATRGAARRALTYSFGSISLGSLLVAIVQFLRQVCSVARDQVGGGGGIGDMIGYVIFCVINCLLSLLEWALQFLNRYAFCHIALYGKPYFQAAKDTWNMIKDRGIDALVNECLIGPVLSFGAMFIGFACALMAYLYLIFTKPAYNTDGGFTAVVVAFSYLIGFQIAHVFTTPLSSGIDAIFVASGWDPQVMINDHPELYQEMVRVFPKVQQAIQVR, translated from the exons atgggcgaggccgacgactacacgagcggcggggggcagcagctgcgaGGTGGCCCCCCGTACGGGCTGCAGTATGGCCAGCAGTACGGTCAACAacagcagtggcagcagccgcagcaggacTACTACAACAATAATAACACGGGCAGCAACCAAGGCTGGAACAACCAGGGCtacgaccagcagcagccgcagcagcagccgcagcagggctacggcgcgccgcctccctaCAGCTTCAACCCGCCTCAGGCCAACGACGAAAAATACGGCTTCGATCAGGCCTTCAAGGTCGAGAAGCCCAAGTACAATGACTGGTGGGCTGGCTTACTG TTtctcgccgcctttgccggcttcgtcgtcgtctcagGCATCGCCATCCACGGCTACGTGACGGGCCGTCCCGGGTCGGGCATCTACCAAAGCAACAACAATGGCTTCTCGCTCAATAGCAATACCATCATCCTCTTTGCctttgtcctcgtcgtcgcgttcGTCCTCTCATGGGGCTACGTgtggctcgcgcgcgcgtttCCGAAACAGTTTATCTGGGTTACGGGCATCCTCAACATCTGCTGGGCCCTGGGCACCGCCATTTTCTACCTGTACAAGAAGTACTGGTCCGCCGGTATCGTCTttctcgtcttcgccttGTTCACAATCTTCGCGTTTTGGACGTGGATTCCGCGGATTCCCTTCTCCGCTCTCATGCTCAAGACCGCCATCAACGTCAGCAAGAAATACGGCCACGTCTACCTTGTCAGCTTGATTGGCGGCCTCATCGCGACCGCCTTTGCGGCCTGGTTCTCCGTCACCATGGTTGCGATATACGTCAAGTacgagccgtcgccgcaaaACCCCAactgcggcgccgacgggagCGGGTGCAGCAAGGCGACGCTGATAGGTCTCATGGTCTTCATCACATTTGCCATGTACTGGATATCCGAATGGCTCAAGAATACCATCCACACGACTATCTCGGGTGTCTACGGCTCTTGGTACTTTTGCGTGCACAACTTCCCCAAGGGCGCGACTCGTGGcgcggcccggcgcgcccTGACCTATAGCTTCGGCTCCATCAGCTTGGGCAGCTTGCTCGTCGCCATTGTCCAGTTCTTGCGTCAGGTCTGCTCCGTTGCTAGGGAccaggttggcggcggtggcggcattGGCGACATGATTGGATATGTCATCTTCTGCGTCATCAACTGCCTGCTCAGCCTGCTGGAGTGGGCTCTTCAGTTCTTGAACCGGTATGCGTTCTGCCACATTGCGCTGTACGGCAAGCCGTACTTTCAAGCCGCCAAGGATACGTGGAACATGATCAAGGACCGCGGTATCGACGCACTTGTCAAC GAATGCCTCATCGGTCCGGTTCTCTCGTTTGGCGCCATGTTTATTGGGTTCGCGTGTGCCCTCATGGCCTACCTGTACCTCATCTTCACCAAGCCTGCATACAACACGGACGGCGGTTTCACGGCTGTGGTCGTGGCCTTTTCGTATCTCATTGGCTTCCAGATCGCGCACGTCTTCACGACGCCCCTGTCgagcggcatcgacgccatcTTCGTCGCGTCAGGCTGGGATCCTCAAGTCATGATCAACGACCACCCAGAGCTGTACCAGGAGATGGTGCGCGTGTTCCCCAAGGTCCAGCAGGCTATCCAGGTGCGCTGA
- the ATG17 gene encoding autophagy protein 17 (COG:S~EggNog:ENOG503Q6U8~antiSMASH:Cluster_1.1), whose amino-acid sequence MAASPAASSRRSAASSSSSTSLRRSDGGHHHHPAKEPSISIDTLVNHLLVAKRSLSSMNLVLRANELATSARTSHEESVILDAQAGFLRGSIVDQIAILIRVRRSLHATYDWGKRDFKKLIGAMDEVDGQLTATMDMLSQTDVQQELRPAGEERRSLLDFVDETSVHGMREAMKKSIEELQGIQQSFDRDLLRFETDIRNLKKVVSDANQPAEEDGDAPATPMLVLLESIDEQSSTMAHLLTSLTKHFDMCVTAIRTTEGAAALARRKAAEVTQSQGGDGVSISGVIAEQESHMSDLEPKTAEDRAEMLKVVTQDADEVEDVVREIQERLTAIELEHDALQQQANDIGRTYLGMLSAYAALGDVGDRLGDYLAAEEDFRTRWELEKEVVFGRLHEMKEMRDFYEGYASAYGSLVLEAERRRAVVKQAETHWRKAQESVDRLLEADRAARDAFRAEVGEFLPTDLWAGMQAPATRWKVVRIEEGSGEGDEAGGSLATSMTEKVGR is encoded by the exons ATGGCtgcctcgcccgctgcctcgtcccgccggagcgcggcgtcttcgtcgtcgtcgacgtcgcttCGCCGCTCCGATGGcggccaccatcatcacccggCCAAGGAGCCTTCCATATCCATCGACACGCTCGTTAACCATCTGCTCGTCGCGAAACGATCCCTCTCGTCGATGAACCTTGTCCTGCGCGCCAACGAGCTCGCTACATCTGCACGCACCTCGCACGAAGAGAGCGTCATCCTCGATGCCCAGGCGGGCTTCCTCCGCGGATCCATCGTCGATCAGATTGCCATACTCATCCGCGTGCGCCGCAGCCTACATGCCACCTACGATTGGGGCAAGCGGGACTTTAAGAAACTGatcggcgccatggacgaggtggacGGCCAGCTCACTGCCACAATGGACATGTTGAGCCAGACAGACGTGCAGCAAGAGTTGCGGCCTGCTGGCGAAGAGAGACGCAGCTTGCTTGACTTTGTGGACGAAACGAGCGTTCATGGCATGCGAGAGGCGATGAAAAAGAGCATTGAGGAGCTACAA GGCATCCAACAATCGTTCGACAGAGACCTTTTACGATTCGAAACAGACATTCGCAACCTCAAAAAGGTTGTCAGCGATGCGAACCAACCTGCTGAGGAAGACGGAGACGCGCCAGCCACGCCAATGCTCGTCCTATTGGAGAGCATAGACGAGCAATCGTCCACCATGGCCCATCTCCTCACGTCGCTGACCAAGCACTTTGACATGTGCGTCACGGCCATACGCACCACcgagggagcggcggcccTTGCTCGTCGGAAAGCCGCCGAAGTGACTCAATCGCagggcggtgatggcgtcTCCATTTCGGGTGTCATTGCGGAGCAGGAATCCCACATGTCCGACCTTGAGCCCAAAACGGCCGAGGATCGCGCTGAGATGCTCAAGGTCGTCACTCAGGATGCCGACGAAGTCGAAGACGTAGTACGGGAGATCCAGGAACGCCTCACTGCCATTGAACTGGAGCACGACGCCCTTCAACAGCAGGCCAACGACATCGGTAGGACGTACCTGGGCATGTTGTCCGCCTACGCCGCGCTCGGTGACGTCGGCGACCGGCTGGGCGACTATCTCGCCGCAGAGGAGGACTTTCGCACCCGCTGGGAGTTGGAAAAGGAGGTCGTCTTCGGACGCCTTCACGAGATGAAAGAGATGCGCGACTTTTATGAGGGCTACGCCAGTGCATACGGCAGCCTGGTGCTGGAGGCGGAGAGGCGGCGTGCCGTTGTCAAGCAGGCCGAGACGCACTGGCGCAAGGCCCAGGAGAGCGTCGACCGgctgctcgaggcggacCGCGCGGCTCGGGACGCCTTCCGCGCCGAAGTGGGCGAGTTTTTGCCGACGGACCTGTGGGCAGGCATGCAGGCACCTGCGACAAGGTGGAAAGTCGTCCGCATAGAGGAAGGCTCTGGCGAAGGGGACGAAGCCGGCGGGAGCCTGGCGACCAGCATGACAGAAAAGGTTGGTCGGTAG
- a CDS encoding uncharacterized protein (COG:S~EggNog:ENOG503NZSY~antiSMASH:Cluster_1.1) gives MSGRKRAKHVVDKAAARCRLEYPRRSSGHEAKSSFEQDRCGLPLIASLLRYIDERSYQRARLAGQEPSASIIVCPGTVIVEYNDDGIREGDVDSLCGFEGQEEEEQEDATAELPPSGRGIRMRAPSPFFAHARQVSLQSGDYAFSFRPWPLEPPQAIDGDGTGPVWEGEEKEERSGNRSLPAHGGDVTRVTLLLREDGGIRHANPPSSEDTSLGRQVELLEPNHLLFMRQIRRMRIVFVLEDQTPLSERMFSVDALDEHLHAVTATQRTSDGLATHKSRYFVVRTPLQGTTATAVTTATSCRDSSRPADCSEVVLGFPLDAGWVPAVESQSQQQVYRFFPLGNGGFKFLLQCDLLTEVILFHPDHGPGLLDRIARAFVHASTLLQQNSTLAYVWPKYIPSQDYVTGEPWVGLAGRINEHLANPVGRMRAKVLSGGGESMASTALERCKRELMFLYLTNRQRSVREDSQNITVLDQNLDPVRPADQDVYLPGRSRYSPEDLFRPVTAGDGSREGAPGFEASFLHPEIFNNGPERPDASHPAWEQWLTNTVGIRARIRLISRAGDSPSAAFAYVAKYRHDGLLDILEQCWRDEGGLIIASPQLLNCVKQVPVPCLSGFLHPLWETYLPLEDLQRRCLQFIEPHEAFPFVDLGGQTSAGDLANKWSFLYTHLGVSRNNDLGFLLDILSYVQLANLNGMSASRCRSVIRLYCELERRCAESMEPDSLRDICRAYVEDIQGIMIPPDCGATSTWTDAKHCVWGPPSLQLMSRYQLSHMYEHALQLSRAELDALSSFFRVTLGVRCVGLQDLASELAALRDAGCRDLARVGRIYECLSVLLTPEMEQETRQLFESDPLTLVAPNGEPRWLRTSQCVWANPIGIDDRPAVGVHYGPLESLFVRTLGVGLLTIDMVYKQLLGVENHKPPFAELKSGLWLLSSLLEMAGPSSWPDATPLLQKPIFPVRRPDGGTVAVSADTDFAIVDRKFLGQHFASQVKLLDFSLEEVTLLKPLFTWAGFDQRYLSVCVSSMSFLGSDATQYPISSLSRDLCHKAHVLVRIAAAFGSPKYKRAGPQLYEFLRGTKVVETNAICSALSITQEGRTVDSQIVHSQPLHLAEEPGGLRIYVPRDKTAQDVCFATVLPRRLAQWLMQDLLAEAAAPTPVDANLVAILGSVLSVEMPVVEAILEHEGIGQLHIPVIAHTTAASRGESSVMQRAPSGGDGSRRVAAPPTPSSSSIASPTQLAEAPPRRG, from the exons ATGTCTGGAAGAAAACGCGCCAAGCATGTGGTTGACAAAGCGGCGGCTCGGTGCCGCTTGGAGTACccgaggcgcagcagcggtcaTGAGGCTAAGAGCAGCTTCGAGCAAGACCGCTGCGGGCTCCCTTTGATCGCAAGCCTACTGCGATATATCGACGAGAGGAGCTACCAAAGAGCCcggctcgccggccaggaaCCGAGCGCCTCTATCATCGTCTGTCCCGGgaccgtcatcgtcgagtacaacgacgacgggatTCGAGAGGGGGACGTCGACTCACTGTGCGGCTTTGAAGGccaagaggaggaggagcaggaggatgCCACGGCAGAGCTGCCTCCATCAGGGAGGGGGATCCGcatgcgcgcgccgtcgcccttcTTTGCTCACGCGCGCCAAGTCTCCCTGCAGTCTGGCGATTACGCATTCTCCTTTAGGCCATGGCCGCTCGAGCCGCCCCAGGCGATCGACGGGGACGGCACGGGGCCCGTttgggaaggggaggagaaAGAGGAGAGATCCGGTAATCGAAGCCTGCCagcgcatggcggcgacgtgacAAGAGTGACGCTCTTACTGCGTGAGGACGGCGGGATCCGTCACGCTAACCCGCCGTCATCAGAAGATACGAGCTTGGGGAGGCaggtcgagctcctcgagccgAATCACCTACTCTTCATGAGACAGATCCGTCGAATGCGCATCGTCTTTGTGCTAGAGGACCAGACGCCGCTATCAGAGCGCATGTTTAgcgtcgatgccctcgatGAGCACCTTCACGCCGTGACCGCCACTCAACGGACCTCGGACGGACTAGCAACACATAAATCTCGATATTTCGTCGTCAGGACTCCGCTCCAAGGCACCACCGCAACCGCCGTTACCACCGCCACTAGTTGTCGAGACAGCAGCCGCCCAGCTGACTGTTCTGAGGTCGTACTTGGCTTTCCCCTTGATGCAGGCTGGGTCCCAGCTGTGgagtcgcagtcgcagcagcaagtATACCGCTTCTTCCCCTTGGGGAACGGGGGTTTCAAG TTTCTGTTGCAGTGCGACCTGCTCACGGAAGTGATATTGTTCCATCCAGACCACGGGCCCGGGCTGTTGGACCGCATCGCCCGAGCCTTCGTCCATGCTTCGACGCTCCTGCAACAGAATTCGACGCTTGCCTACGTCTGGCCCAAATACATTCCCTCACAGGACTATGTCACGGGAGAACCGTGGGTTGGCTTGGCCGGCAGGATAAACGAGCATCTCGCGAACCCCGTGGGGCGGATGCGTGCGAAGGTCTTGTCCGGGGGAGGCGAGTCtatggcgtcgacggcgctggaGCGGTGCAAGAGGGAGCTCATGTTTCTGTATCTGACAAACAGGCAGCGATCCGTCCGAGAAGATTCCCAAAACATCACTGTTCTCGATCAGAATTTGGACCCCGTCCGGCCCGCGGATCAGGATGTATACCTTCCAGGGAGGTCCCGCTATAGCCCTGAAGATCTCTTCCGCCCCGTCACAGCTGGGGATGGATCACGAGAAGGCGCACCGGGCTTCGAGGCATCCTTTCTCCACCCAGAAATCTTCAACAATGGGCCAGAACGTCCTGATGCCTCCCATCCCGCGTGGGAACAGTGGCTCACCAACACCGTGGGCATCCGCGCGCGGATCCGGCTCATCTCCCGTGCCGGCGACTCCCCGAGTGCAGCATTTGCATACGTCGCCAAATATCGCCATGACGGACTTCTTGATATCCTCGAGCAGTGTTGGCGTGACGAAGGCGGGCTCATTATTGCCAGCCCTCAGCTGCTCAACTGTGTCAAGCAGGTCCCGGTGCCTTGTCTCTCTGGTTTCCTCCACCCGCTGTGGGAGACGTACCtgccgctcgaggacctgCAAAGGCGTTGCTTGCAGTTCATAGAGCCGCACGAAGCATTCCCCTTTGTCGATCTTGGTGGCCAaacgtcggcgggcgacctggCCAACAAGTGGTCCTTTCTATACACGCATCTCGGCGTTTCGCGCAATAACGATCTGGGCTTTCTCCTCGACATCTTAAGCTACGTCCAATTGGCTAACTTAAACGGCATGTCGGCTTCGCGTTGCCGCAGCGTGATTCGTTTGTACTGCGAGCTGGAGAGACGTTGTGCCGAATCCATGGAGCCGGACTCTCTACGCGACATCTGCCG AGCATACGTTGAGGATATCCAGGGAATCATGATTCCGCCCGACTGTggcgcgacgtcgacctgGACAGACGCCAAGCACTGCGTCTGgggcccgccgtcgctgcaACTAATGTCTCGGTACCAACTGAGCCACATGTACGAGCACGCACTGCAGCTGAGCCGTGCCGAACTCGACGCCCTTTCCTCCTTCTTTCGAGTGACCCTGGGCGTGCGATGCGTTGGCTTGCAGGATCTGGCATCGGAGCTGGCAGCGCTGCGGGACGCGGGATGTAGGGACCTGGCCCGCGTGGGGCGCATCTACGAGTGCTTGAGCGTGCTCTTGACCCCCGAGATGGAACAAGAGACGAG ACAACTTTTCGAATCCGATCCTCTTACCCTAGTTGCGCCTAACGGCGAACCGAGATGGCTCCGGACGTCACAATGCGTGTGGGCTAACCCGATCGGCATTGACGATCGCCCTGCCGTGGGTGTGCACTACGGGCCGCTCGAGAGCCTGTTTGTCCGAACGTTGGGCGTGGGCTTACTCACGATAGACATGGTCTACAAGCAGCTGCTTGGGGTGGAGAACCACAAACCTCCCTTTGCGGAACTGAAGAGCGGGTTGTGGTTGTTGAGCTCCTTGTTGGAGATGGCCGGCCCAAGCAGCTGGCCCGACGCCACGCCGCTCCTCCAAAAACCCATTTTCCCGGTGAGACGCCCCGACGGGGGCACCGTGGCCGTTTCCGCAGATACGGACTTTGCCATCGTCGACCGCAAGTTTCTAGGGCAGCACTTCGCTTCGCAGGTGAAGCTGCTGGACTTTTCGCTCGAGGAGGTGACGCTGTTGAAGCCTCTTTTCACCTGGGCGGGCTTCGACCAGAGATACCTCTCGGTGTGTGTCTCGAGCATGTCCTTCCTGGGAAGCGATGCCACGCAGTACCCGATATCGTCGCTGAGTCGTGACCTGTGCCACAAGGCTCATGTCTTGGTGCG CATCGCTGCCGCGTTTGGTAGCCCCAAATACAAGCGTGCCGGGCCCCAGTTGTATGAGTTTCTGCGCGGGACAAAAGTGGTCGAGACCAATGCCATTTGTTCTGCGCTGAGCATCACACAAGAAGGGCGAACGGTTGACTCGCAGATTGTTCACTCACAGCCATTGcacctggccgaggagcccgGGGGTCTGCGAATCTACGTCCCACGCGACAAGACGGCACAGGATGTTTGCTTTGCGACGGTGCTGCCACGGCGGCTGGCCCAGTGGCTGATGCAAGACCTGCTGGCAGAGGCTGCGGCACCAACGCCAGTAGACGCCAATCTCGTGGCCATCCTGGGCAGCGTTTTGAGCGTGGAGATGCCAGTCGTCGAAGCTATCCTCGAGCATGAGGGCATTGGCCAGCTGCATATACCCGTGATTGCCCACACGACAGCAGCTAGTCGAGGAGAGAGTTCGGTCATGCAGCGGGCGCCATCGGGAGGCGATGGCAGCCGCCGAGTTGCCGCGCCACcaacgccgtcatcatccaGTATTGCCAGCCCAACACAACTTGCAGAAGCGCCTCCGCGGCGGGGGTAA
- a CDS encoding uncharacterized protein (COG:S~EggNog:ENOG503NZSY~antiSMASH:Cluster_1.1), giving the protein MGLQFLLQCDLLTEVILFHPDHGPGLLDRIARAFVHASTLLQQNSTLAYVWPKYIPSQDYVTGEPWVGLAGRINEHLANPVGRMRAKVLSGGGESMASTALERCKRELMFLYLTNRQRSVREDSQNITVLDQNLDPVRPADQDVYLPGRSRYSPEDLFRPVTAGDGSREGAPGFEASFLHPEIFNNGPERPDASHPAWEQWLTNTVGIRARIRLISRAGDSPSAAFAYVAKYRHDGLLDILEQCWRDEGGLIIASPQLLNCVKQVPVPCLSGFLHPLWETYLPLEDLQRRCLQFIEPHEAFPFVDLGGQTSAGDLANKWSFLYTHLGVSRNNDLGFLLDILSYVQLANLNGMSASRCRSVIRLYCELERRCAESMEPDSLRDICRAYVEDIQGIMIPPDCGATSTWTDAKHCVWGPPSLQLMSRYQLSHMYEHALQLSRAELDALSSFFRVTLGVRCVGLQDLASELAALRDAGCRDLARVGRIYECLSVLLTPEMEQETRQLFESDPLTLVAPNGEPRWLRTSQCVWANPIGIDDRPAVGVHYGPLESLFVRTLGVGLLTIDMVYKQLLGVENHKPPFAELKSGLWLLSSLLEMAGPSSWPDATPLLQKPIFPVRRPDGGTVAVSADTDFAIVDRKFLGQHFASQVKLLDFSLEEVTLLKPLFTWAGFDQRYLSVCVSSMSFLGSDATQYPISSLSRDLCHKAHVLVRIAAAFGSPKYKRAGPQLYEFLRGTKVVETNAICSALSITQEGRTVDSQIVHSQPLHLAEEPGGLRIYVPRDKTAQDVCFATVLPRRLAQWLMQDLLAEAAAPTPVDANLVAILGSVLSVEMPVVEAILEHEGIGQLHIPVIAHTTAASRGESSVMQRAPSGGDGSRRVAAPPTPSSSSIASPTQLAEAPPRRG; this is encoded by the exons ATGGGCCTGCAGTTTCTGTTGCAGTGCGACCTGCTCACGGAAGTGATATTGTTCCATCCAGACCACGGGCCCGGGCTGTTGGACCGCATCGCCCGAGCCTTCGTCCATGCTTCGACGCTCCTGCAACAGAATTCGACGCTTGCCTACGTCTGGCCCAAATACATTCCCTCACAGGACTATGTCACGGGAGAACCGTGGGTTGGCTTGGCCGGCAGGATAAACGAGCATCTCGCGAACCCCGTGGGGCGGATGCGTGCGAAGGTCTTGTCCGGGGGAGGCGAGTCtatggcgtcgacggcgctggaGCGGTGCAAGAGGGAGCTCATGTTTCTGTATCTGACAAACAGGCAGCGATCCGTCCGAGAAGATTCCCAAAACATCACTGTTCTCGATCAGAATTTGGACCCCGTCCGGCCCGCGGATCAGGATGTATACCTTCCAGGGAGGTCCCGCTATAGCCCTGAAGATCTCTTCCGCCCCGTCACAGCTGGGGATGGATCACGAGAAGGCGCACCGGGCTTCGAGGCATCCTTTCTCCACCCAGAAATCTTCAACAATGGGCCAGAACGTCCTGATGCCTCCCATCCCGCGTGGGAACAGTGGCTCACCAACACCGTGGGCATCCGCGCGCGGATCCGGCTCATCTCCCGTGCCGGCGACTCCCCGAGTGCAGCATTTGCATACGTCGCCAAATATCGCCATGACGGACTTCTTGATATCCTCGAGCAGTGTTGGCGTGACGAAGGCGGGCTCATTATTGCCAGCCCTCAGCTGCTCAACTGTGTCAAGCAGGTCCCGGTGCCTTGTCTCTCTGGTTTCCTCCACCCGCTGTGGGAGACGTACCtgccgctcgaggacctgCAAAGGCGTTGCTTGCAGTTCATAGAGCCGCACGAAGCATTCCCCTTTGTCGATCTTGGTGGCCAaacgtcggcgggcgacctggCCAACAAGTGGTCCTTTCTATACACGCATCTCGGCGTTTCGCGCAATAACGATCTGGGCTTTCTCCTCGACATCTTAAGCTACGTCCAATTGGCTAACTTAAACGGCATGTCGGCTTCGCGTTGCCGCAGCGTGATTCGTTTGTACTGCGAGCTGGAGAGACGTTGTGCCGAATCCATGGAGCCGGACTCTCTACGCGACATCTGCCG AGCATACGTTGAGGATATCCAGGGAATCATGATTCCGCCCGACTGTggcgcgacgtcgacctgGACAGACGCCAAGCACTGCGTCTGgggcccgccgtcgctgcaACTAATGTCTCGGTACCAACTGAGCCACATGTACGAGCACGCACTGCAGCTGAGCCGTGCCGAACTCGACGCCCTTTCCTCCTTCTTTCGAGTGACCCTGGGCGTGCGATGCGTTGGCTTGCAGGATCTGGCATCGGAGCTGGCAGCGCTGCGGGACGCGGGATGTAGGGACCTGGCCCGCGTGGGGCGCATCTACGAGTGCTTGAGCGTGCTCTTGACCCCCGAGATGGAACAAGAGACGAG ACAACTTTTCGAATCCGATCCTCTTACCCTAGTTGCGCCTAACGGCGAACCGAGATGGCTCCGGACGTCACAATGCGTGTGGGCTAACCCGATCGGCATTGACGATCGCCCTGCCGTGGGTGTGCACTACGGGCCGCTCGAGAGCCTGTTTGTCCGAACGTTGGGCGTGGGCTTACTCACGATAGACATGGTCTACAAGCAGCTGCTTGGGGTGGAGAACCACAAACCTCCCTTTGCGGAACTGAAGAGCGGGTTGTGGTTGTTGAGCTCCTTGTTGGAGATGGCCGGCCCAAGCAGCTGGCCCGACGCCACGCCGCTCCTCCAAAAACCCATTTTCCCGGTGAGACGCCCCGACGGGGGCACCGTGGCCGTTTCCGCAGATACGGACTTTGCCATCGTCGACCGCAAGTTTCTAGGGCAGCACTTCGCTTCGCAGGTGAAGCTGCTGGACTTTTCGCTCGAGGAGGTGACGCTGTTGAAGCCTCTTTTCACCTGGGCGGGCTTCGACCAGAGATACCTCTCGGTGTGTGTCTCGAGCATGTCCTTCCTGGGAAGCGATGCCACGCAGTACCCGATATCGTCGCTGAGTCGTGACCTGTGCCACAAGGCTCATGTCTTGGTGCG CATCGCTGCCGCGTTTGGTAGCCCCAAATACAAGCGTGCCGGGCCCCAGTTGTATGAGTTTCTGCGCGGGACAAAAGTGGTCGAGACCAATGCCATTTGTTCTGCGCTGAGCATCACACAAGAAGGGCGAACGGTTGACTCGCAGATTGTTCACTCACAGCCATTGcacctggccgaggagcccgGGGGTCTGCGAATCTACGTCCCACGCGACAAGACGGCACAGGATGTTTGCTTTGCGACGGTGCTGCCACGGCGGCTGGCCCAGTGGCTGATGCAAGACCTGCTGGCAGAGGCTGCGGCACCAACGCCAGTAGACGCCAATCTCGTGGCCATCCTGGGCAGCGTTTTGAGCGTGGAGATGCCAGTCGTCGAAGCTATCCTCGAGCATGAGGGCATTGGCCAGCTGCATATACCCGTGATTGCCCACACGACAGCAGCTAGTCGAGGAGAGAGTTCGGTCATGCAGCGGGCGCCATCGGGAGGCGATGGCAGCCGCCGAGTTGCCGCGCCACcaacgccgtcatcatccaGTATTGCCAGCCCAACACAACTTGCAGAAGCGCCTCCGCGGCGGGGGTAA